ACTCAGCTTCCTATTTCCAAATCCTAACAAGAACTCACGTAAGAGGATGTACCTGAGCCGTCTCAAGTCCCCCACCTCCTCTTCAGACGTGTTGGAAGACCCCCACGGGATCCATGTCTGGAACTCAAGTCTTAAAAAAAGCCTTGGGGTGTTTCCGGAGTAATTACCACTTTCTCACTCAGGGGGAGCTCCAGGGACTTCCCTGTAGCATCAGCCCTGCCTCCCAAGGTGTGTCATTAACACATATGAGAGAACGCTAGGTACATGGCTCTTAAGTAAACATGGACACTAAAGGTCTCCTGTGGACACATGCACTGTAAAATGGCAGCTTTGTTTTGCCTACATTGATAAATTGACACATTAATATATAAAACACTTGTTTTACATCATGCTGTTCATTCATACAAATAAATACAACTAATTTGTATATTAAACTTTGATTTTACTGCTTTGGTGAAGAGTAGAGTAACTGATTAATCGTGCACAGTCACAAAACTAAACCCAAATAGTTTTTCTTTTacgttttaatttttttacaccAGTTCCTCAGAAGAACTTCAAAAAGCAACTAAAACCAATCAGATGTACAACAGCAATGAGAACAGATGGAAAAGAATCTGAACAAGCTCACACTAATTGCCTCTCTGTCACACAGGATGAAATAGTTTCCTGTGGTTTGCTGTTGAGCAATAACACCCACTGTACCTCTGCCGCACAGTGCACCGCTTGCAAAATGGGATGCAACGTTTTAACAGAGGTGCATGGAATTCTAGCAAATATACTAAATCAAATTTCCAATAACTATATAATTAAGTTATATACATGTAACGCCAGGTACAGATTAGTGGAAGGATTACTAGAAAAAATCTTGCCATTAAAGGGAGACACAACAAATGAAGAAAGTAACATTTTCGGCAACTAAGTTTATGAATAACATCAAATCAGTTTTGAACAGTAGATGCCAAAATGCCAAAACCTTAAATTTTGTTGACACTGTGGAGTCAAGAGTGTTTACAGTGAGACTGATATCTGTGCACCTGATTACATATTCCTTATGTACAGAGAATTGCCTACTTGAAGGGGGTTCTCTGTAAATGTGGAACATAATAGTGAGGTTAAGAGATTTTCTAAATACAATGAATTTGTATGATGAATGATGAACGATGAATTATTTCTCATCTCTCTTCATTAAAGATCCTAAATATACTGTCAGCAGTGAGAAGAAAATGGATAGATTTTCGGACAAAATGTTCCATAAATTGGAAACTTATTGGCTGGTTTAAACATTTTATAGACATTGTCATAAAGATTTATTAAGCTTATGGAAACTATGTACCACCAAATATTGGTCCTTTTAAAGCCAGTATTTGAAACTGGAGGGTTCGAGACCTGAAAAGTTAGTAACACTATGGGGAAAGCTATTTCTGACCATGGACATGTGCTGCAGTTGAGCTGAAAGTCTAATAAAAGTTTTGATTGTACTGGTCTTCTCACAAGTAAGAATGGATGCAACTGAAACTGTATCAATTTGATCATAGGGCTTGATAATGATAGATGGCCAAGAAAGTACATTCAGATTCACctgaataaaaaacaatatCTAATGAGCCAAATAAgcccttttttaaaaagttagcTTAGAAGATAAAGCCCCAATTGGCCTGACTAGCTTTTTCAAATTTGGTTACCAGCACCAATAAAACTTTGCTCAATAACATTCCAAATTCAAACTGTTTAATTTTCCAACAACATTTTTGGGTATCATGTATTTACATTATGGCTTAATATTGGCCCAACAACAACAATGTGGAAGAGAAAGGCATACTCTAAATAAAACAATGATGTTCGCACGGGTCCTTGAAATAAGACACTGATATTATGAAAGTCTCAAATCTTTTCACAATATTCAGCTTCCTGTAACACAGCAGTCAGAATGATTTTAGTCTGTCAGCATGACTGCAGatctgcagcagccaatcaaagCTGAATCTGCTTCTTTGTCTGGTGGGTTTTGAAGGGCTCTCTGCCCAAGCCTCATCGTGCACCTAATTCACACGTAACCCCACTATAAACTGCACACACAATAGCTATTGAAATGAGCTGGGCGCTGATATGACTGTCAAGTGTCAGGGTCTAGATGAAATGAacttacacagacacacagataaacacaccACACGCTGTCACATAGAGTTGCTATAAATAAATGTAGTGGAAAGTAGCCGCAATGCAGtattaagtcttttttttttctgtgccacATACTCATGCAAAATgaagcttttactttgttttgcttttggcttctattttattcaaataGATCTTTAAGCAGCTCAGTTACGCCATTTAAAGCTGAAGTGCTTAGATATGAATTTTAGAGTTTCACTTTGGAGTTTGTTGTGCTCACTTACTCCCCACagtcaacacaacacaacacaacacaacacaacacaacacaacacaacacaacacaacacaacacaacacaacacagtcaacacaaaacagtcaacacaacacaacacagtcaacacaacacaacacaacacagtcaaCACAACACAGTCAACACAACGCagtcaacacaacacaacacagtcaacacaacacagtcaacacaacacaacgcagtcaacacaacacagtcaacacaacacaacacaacacaacacaacacaacacaacacagtcaaCACGACACATCACAGCCAAAATGTTTAGCCAAAATATGAGACTCAAATATCCTTATTCATTGTGAAGCCTCCTGTCCATGTAGACTGCATATGACTTCTATGCTTCCCAGTTTTCCCATAAAAAACATTTAGCTTCAATAGTTTATAACTTAATCGCATTGCGTGAACATATAGCATCAGTTGGGGAACAGAAGAGAAAAttagattattctattatttctTTTGGTTCCTATGCCACACGAAGATGTGAGGCTGTTACCTAATCTTAATCCTAGAAACACTGGGGAAACATTTGCAAAATAAGCAGTGACTGCAGTGTCATTCAAATGTGATTCACCTGTCTGCTCTCTTGCTGTTGACTTTGTCTCCATTTCTCCcttctcctctgcctccttctcAGACTTTTAATCCTGTTTTTTTCTCGTTTACTCATTCTCCTCTCCCCAAAAGGAATGCAGGATGGCACCACTGGTACGGTTATGGCTTGGctcatcacctccatcaccccactgccttcttcctcttcatcttctgtattcccctcctcttcttcatcttcctcttccGGCTCTGAGAGGGTGAGAGGTGAGATGTGTGTCTGATACTGATATTGGCTTTGTGATAATTGTCCAGATGCTTCTCCAGTTCTCATCTCAATCCAGAATGGATCTGCTTCTCTAGAGGAGTGGCTGTGCaagtctcctgctgctgccctgGATGAAAGTCTCTGTGGTGGCAGGGCTGTGGATCTGGTTTGGATGGCAGGCCGAGGAGACTGAGAGTTTGAATTGGAAGTGATATTCTGGGTAAACCCAATGCCCTGAGGTCTAGGATAAGTGTTTCTTCTCTGTGAGTTGTTTGATCCTTCTCCAGTTTCCAAAATGCTGTTTAACTGAATGTCAGAATTACTGCTAGGTGAACTTTCTGTGCTTCTTCTTCCTTGTCCATCGTGAGTTCCATCTCCATGTGTCTCAGTGCTTTtcgtctctctctgtctttgtttttctctttctctgcttCCCCAATGTTCAGCCCTTGGTCTCTCTTCATCCCTTTCTTGGTTTCCTTCCCTCCATCTTCGACCTTCGGTGAAGGTCTTTCTGTGTGATTTTCTCCCAGGTAGGGCAGGTCTCACCAGCTGCTCCACATTACTTGACCTTCCTTCTCTGGCTGGATCTGAACTCCTCAGTCTGGGTCTCACTGCTTTTGAGCACAGATTGTGACTCTCactgtttctgttttcttcacCAGCATCCCCATTTCCACCACCTCCAACTCTGCTTGAGCCACTTACGACAGAGGTTCTCACATAGGAACTCATGATGGCACTTAAAAGCTGATGCAGTTTCAACCATCTAACTTTGCTTTAGCCACAACTGTCCATCCCTCAGTCTTCTTTTGGCCTCCCACTTCTTCTGGATATGTAAATTCAAGCTCTGTTTTTTTAAGAGCTAGAGGGAGTGTTCCAGTTGAGAGGAGGTGAGCTGTGCAACACTCTGGCCTAGCCTATCCTGCCCCTGTGAGCCCCCTGGGGCATTCCACACTGTTGACAAAGACAAAGTCCCCATGGTGAGCCCCATTACAATAGCTGCACTGTTCATGGCCTCACTATTGTCCTGTGTGACCTATAGAAAGCACAACTATGCAACCATGAACTCACAAAAATAAGGTGAAAAAACCAGAGCTACTTTTTTTTGAACATCCAACACCATGGTGTCAGCTTTTTCACTCACTAGTTGATAAGCAGAGCACATAAAGatctgtgtgtgcatttacatgtTGTCAAGGAAAATCATTTGTTTGACTTGACAAATGATTGAGACAAATTATAtcggattttttttgtttttttctgtgtgctcaactttaaaatctattttacAAAGAATGAAAATATAAGTGTGTTAGGGTGATTTGTTTTTCATCTGTGCTTTGTTCCAACGGGTGGAttcattgtttctagataagGAATCTAAAATGTCTGATTGGGTTTGGCACGtttaaagcatttttttgtGATTACAAGCATGAGCATTACTACAACTAGAGACATTTTCCATTAATGTAAGCACATTCTGCCTCACTCTGGATCATTTGGAAGAGACTGTTTTTGCCATGGCAcatcttttgatattctgataTGGGAGGCATCACACATAGAAAGGAAAGTATAAGAATAAGCTTTGTAGTTTTTATCTTATGACAGGATAACTTGGGTCATCAACTGCAGCTTGCAGCAGTTAGTCACATCATcgtattagaaaaaaaaaactcctagaCCTTTGCCCTCTAAAAAGCATtctgttgttttgaaaaaataACATTCACCCTCAAATATAATTCTGAGAAAAGCTGCTGGTCTTCAATCTCATCAAAGAAATCACCCCCTGTGCTACATTATCCTCTTTCATCTATGTCTATAAGGCGTGAGTTTGTCTATATACCTCCTTTGAGTGCCTAACCGTTCCCTAAACTAAAAGCAAATACAGAACAATGGACATCATTTGGTGCAATACGTGCTGTTAACAGCAGATGGCAGCAGCATTCCTTTCTGAACGACTGAGGAGCTGTTCTTGGTCCTGAAACTACATTTTGCTCTCAACGCTCTGGTAATTTGGACTCTGAATACTGCTCAGCACTTATTCACATTCTTTAAGTTATTTGATGTCCCAGTTCGAACTCTTGCATCTGATGAAAGCAAATAAACAATATATTTATCGTGATCGTAAAATGAGAATACTTTCATTGTGAACATTTCCTCCACGAGTGATGTTTCCTAATCAACAAACCCGGTGCTGCGTATCACTCAACTAACACCTATCTtaaaagaagttaaaaaaaaattataatcaaAATGTCATAGGCTGTGAGTCCGAGGAGTAAATTGAAGGAAGCCAAAGGGAAAGCAGCCCCCTCGTCGTCTGTCTGCAGTGAAAAACGGAGCAACATGGAAAGCAGAGGCACAAAAACTCCAGGGCAACCTCCTCCCAGTCTGACGTACCCAAACCTGTTGGTATAAAACAATTCACGGCGTCACCAAGCTCGAATGATTCTCAGTACCAGTGAACGAATCCGGCTATCAACACTCATGGGCTGCAACACGCTCAATCCCTCTCGTATACACTCACAAACACGTCTGAGTCATGCGTCCTGAGAGCGACATCACGAGCGCGGTAACTACGATGGACCCGGTAAAACGTACATTAGGAGCAGCAGCAGTCTGAGCGGCTGACTGCCTCCTGCTCATTTTCCAGTTGCGTGTACCCCACtgctttgggaaaaaaaaagttgtgccCTGAGTGTGGTGGCATTATGGATTTTATAACAACAAGCAGCAACGACACCAACTCGACCAGCGGGTATCCTGAAGGGATGGACGTGGTTGCCGACTGGGTTGGAGGTGAAAATGTTACGGAGTCTGGATTTCTGCCAGATCTGGTGCTGAGTTACCAGATTATCACCTCTTTGCTCTTGGGGGCCCTCATCCTCTGCTCCATATTTGGCAATGCTTGCGTCGTGGCAGCCATCGCCCTGGAAAGATCTCTCCAGAATGTGGCCAACTATCTGATCGGATCCTTGGCTGTGACAGACCTGATGGTATCAGTGCTGGTGTTGCCAATGGCGGCACTCTATCAGGTTTTGAATAAGTGGACTTTGGGACAGGAGATCTGTGACTTATTCATCTCTCTTGATGTACTGTGTTGCACATCCTCCATCCTGCATCTTTGCGCAATTGCCTTGGACAGATACTGGGCCATAACAGACCCCATTGACTATGTAAATAAACGAACACCAAAGCGAGCTGCGCTCTTGATTTGCGCAACTTGGCTAATTGGTTTCTCCGTCTCCATCCCGCCTATGTTAGGGTGGAGAAGTGCCGAAGACAGGGCAAACCCCGACGCCTGCATGATCAGCCAGGACCCAGGTTACACCATCTACTCCACGTTTGGAGCTTTTTACATCCCTCTTATTCTCATGTTGGTCCTGTACGGGCGAATATTCAGGGCTGCGCGGTTTCGGATTCGAAAGACAGTGAAGAAAaccgagaaaaaaaaagtttcagacaAGTGCTTGGCTGTGTCTCCGTCCATATTCCACAAGAAAACCAACGGGGAGACCCGTGGCAAAGGCTGGAAGAGCTGTGATGAGTCTAAGCCCGGCTCTCCGTGCGTAAACGGTGCAGTGAAGCATGGTGAGGAGGGCGAGTCACTTGAGATCATAGAAGTTATCAACAACTCCAAGACTCACTTGCCTTTGCCAAACACCCCTCAGTTGTCCTCACACGGCTATGAAAACATGAATGAAAAGAACTCGGGGGCGAAGAGAAAGCTGGCGCTGTCCAGGGAACGTAAGGCGGTGAAAACACTCGGGATCATCATGGGAACTTTCATCTTCTGTTGGCTGCCCTTTTTCATCGTGGCACTGGTACTGCCTTTCTGTGCAGAGAGCTGTTACATGCCCGACTGGCTGGGTGCAGTTATAAACTGGCTTGGTTATTCCAACTCTCTTCTGAACCCCATCATATATGCGTACTTCAACAAAGACTTTCAAATTGCTTTCAAGAAGATCATAAAATGCAAATTCCACAGACCGTAACCAAACAGTGAAAACGTTTGCGTTTACTCAAAAATGTGCAGCAAATAAACGGACAGCAGGAAATGACTGTAGAACAGCAAAAAACAATAACGGTCTTATTCAGGAACAATTCTCTTTTAGGTGTGTGTTAGAGAATCGTGTACAAATAAACCATCAATGAAACGACATAAGACAGAAACGTTGGTTCTCAATGTACAAGCTCATGTTTCTTCAGTGTTGTAGCCATTATATAGCCAATATGCGACGACAGCCATCGTTGTATTATCATGCAAGACGTGTCTTGTGCTGATTTCATGCATTATATTATGAGGCAAGCGGCGTCCCACGCCATGAGCTTTGTAGCACTGAAACAATAAACGCAACCACTTAGCTATTAAGAAATCTgagtggattttttttcagaaaataagAAGTAATGGGCCAAGAAAAAAGCTGTGCCGATATCAAGTGGTCTCGTCATATATCATCGTAAAGGTTAGGTCGTAAGAAATGAAGTATTTTCTGTGGTGTCGAGCAGCAATTTATATATTTAGTTTGACAGGCCGTCTTTATACCGATGGGTGATGACCATGATCAGTATGGTGTACCTGAGGTTTTCAGTTGATTGATATTGAATAGAGCCCGCTGTCTCACCATCAAACTTACTTTAATGCTGAGATCAGAaatatttgttcatttgttcaaCCAAAATACTGTCtggtattatatatatatatatatatacatatgtgatATAATATATCTCTCTCTCCCTTTGCTTATTGAGATCTCACCTGTTCCATTTATCTATTTCTGATTTCCTGATTGTTTCCTGTATATTGCAAAATAACAGAAGCAGCAACAAAATGAAAGAGAGATTgtttgaaaacagaaaacaaatgggAGAGCAGAATACTTTTTTCTCTTGTATTTGATTATTGAGCAGTGCCATTCTCCATAAAGACGTtgtcaaaagtttaaaaaatctGTTCTTAATTTAGCATGCAAAagcaaaataacacaaaatcTAATAGGTTATCCAGAAACATAGGCCACATATACATAGAGTTGCAGGCAACCATTTTGCTGTATAGCTACAGTAACTCCACTCATCTAGCACATAAATCTCAGACACAAATCCACTTACAGGAGATGCACAGATAAAGGCTGTCAGACACTGAAagaggaaagaggaaaacaacTTTCAGGAAGGCCCAAAGAGGCCTGAATGCTGCACAAGATTGGTGGCTATTTGACCTGTTGTCATGGCAACACATCAAGCCCCAGGCATAGTGGGTTGTCGGAGTGGCAGGCAGGCTGCTAGCTGAAGACAGACAGGAATATGAGACAGAGCAGGACAATATATGGATGacctctggtttgcaaagatatTCTGCCAAAGGTGTCTGATGCTCTGATGCTCTGAAGAGAgaaatactttttattttattttatatttttaaatgaaaaactcCAAAATTACAACTTATTTGAGTTCAATGAATCAATGCATGGATATTTGACTGCTCACTGCATTGTTTTGGTGGGGCTTTTGACTTTAACAATCAAGCATAGCTCTTCTGAAATTTTACCTCTTTAAGCAAACAAAAAGGATACACACAATGATATTTTAAAGTAAAGCTTCAAGCAATTGATTTGATCTAAATTAATTATAAATGTTTTTGTAAACCACCATAGCCCCCTACAAATAATATATGATTGGTTCAATAATGAACGACCGATGGTTCAGTAATGAATGGTAAATGGTTAAAAATTTAATCTTAACACATGAAGAGATGGATGTCTTGAAAGTTCAACCTTCATTAGTGATTGCATTTTGTGCATTTATCATGGAGGTTGTAGATGTATAATACGAATATAATTAAACacttaattgaatattaattacATTGAGAATTCAAGAAGTGTGGCACCTTGTTGTAGTGATTACAGAGGGCTCTGGGTTCTTAACTGCTGGTTGGCTGTTTTCATATGCTTTA
This Odontesthes bonariensis isolate fOdoBon6 chromosome 6, fOdoBon6.hap1, whole genome shotgun sequence DNA region includes the following protein-coding sequences:
- the htr1aa gene encoding 5-hydroxytryptamine (serotonin) receptor 1A a, whose amino-acid sequence is MDFITTSSNDTNSTSGYPEGMDVVADWVGGENVTESGFLPDLVLSYQIITSLLLGALILCSIFGNACVVAAIALERSLQNVANYLIGSLAVTDLMVSVLVLPMAALYQVLNKWTLGQEICDLFISLDVLCCTSSILHLCAIALDRYWAITDPIDYVNKRTPKRAALLICATWLIGFSVSIPPMLGWRSAEDRANPDACMISQDPGYTIYSTFGAFYIPLILMLVLYGRIFRAARFRIRKTVKKTEKKKVSDKCLAVSPSIFHKKTNGETRGKGWKSCDESKPGSPCVNGAVKHGEEGESLEIIEVINNSKTHLPLPNTPQLSSHGYENMNEKNSGAKRKLALSRERKAVKTLGIIMGTFIFCWLPFFIVALVLPFCAESCYMPDWLGAVINWLGYSNSLLNPIIYAYFNKDFQIAFKKIIKCKFHRP